A single genomic interval of Romboutsia ilealis harbors:
- a CDS encoding exosporium morphogenetic protein CdeC has translation MQDLKKNKRKMNQSMLQHEAKEDLNEELQGDIARSCKQKGCDCNKHNEEHEFECDCVCKPKHNHKHDEECKPCEVESDECVDNVCGEECCTPLASHKFSTANSVPLAIETNRIFDSIKFQVFTDADAPNGEDLFFEYEVVSVNGPIPRSGVVNVNIDKVCMNYTDVIIQPGCTTLEDHIVRAIKEAEKEPCEQENLCPEFGDIDGEFCKTSFEYNVCGNQNRECSSKGKGERAAYKEKGLKVIVKNLVLELRGKCGCTDVTVLAYPARRTGNGDLELVNKVVFNFNTLTAPMCVPANGTSFTLRQNFQTALTVDCIGKTLLKLVDENCCECYYDFCIPNGIDLILCLEETVSILVSEQIVVLAYPNAVEPRIVDTFAKVCDFTNNTGNNDNDNHGKKKGCNCMR, from the coding sequence ATGCAAGACCTTAAAAAAAATAAAAGAAAAATGAATCAATCAATGTTACAACATGAAGCTAAAGAAGACTTAAATGAAGAGTTACAAGGAGATATAGCTAGATCTTGTAAACAAAAAGGATGTGACTGTAATAAACATAACGAGGAGCATGAATTTGAATGCGATTGTGTATGTAAGCCAAAACATAATCATAAACATGATGAAGAGTGTAAACCTTGTGAAGTAGAATCTGATGAGTGTGTAGATAATGTATGTGGTGAAGAATGCTGTACACCTTTAGCATCACATAAATTCTCAACAGCAAATAGTGTACCACTTGCTATAGAAACAAATAGAATATTTGATAGTATAAAATTTCAAGTATTTACAGATGCAGATGCTCCTAATGGAGAAGATTTATTCTTTGAATATGAAGTTGTATCAGTTAATGGTCCTATTCCAAGATCAGGAGTTGTAAATGTAAATATAGATAAAGTATGTATGAACTATACAGATGTAATAATACAACCTGGATGTACAACTTTAGAAGATCATATAGTAAGAGCTATAAAAGAAGCTGAAAAAGAGCCTTGCGAGCAAGAAAATCTTTGTCCAGAATTTGGAGATATAGATGGAGAATTCTGCAAAACTTCTTTTGAATATAATGTTTGTGGAAACCAAAACAGAGAATGTTCTTCTAAAGGAAAAGGTGAAAGAGCAGCATATAAAGAAAAAGGATTAAAGGTTATAGTTAAAAACTTAGTATTAGAATTAAGAGGTAAATGTGGATGTACAGATGTTACAGTACTTGCATATCCAGCAAGAAGAACAGGTAATGGTGATTTAGAGTTAGTTAATAAAGTAGTATTTAATTTTAATACTTTGACAGCTCCTATGTGTGTACCAGCAAATGGAACATCATTTACACTAAGACAAAATTTCCAAACTGCCTTAACTGTTGATTGCATAGGAAAAACATTATTAAAATTAGTAGATGAAAATTGTTGTGAATGCTACTATGATTTCTGCATACCAAATGGAATAGACTTAATACTTTGCTTAGAAGAAACAGTTAGTATTTTAGTAAGTGAACAAATAGTAGTATTAGCATATCCAAATGCAGTAGAACCAAGAATAGTAGATACTTTTGCTAAAGTTTGTGATTTTACAAATAATACAGGAAATAACGACAACGATAATCATGGAAAGAAAAAAGGATGCAATTGCATGAGATAA
- a CDS encoding polysaccharide biosynthesis protein, whose translation MRVPNLILSTSILFVSNFIVRILGFIYKIFLSRVIGESGLGIYHVLFNFLMVSIALTTTGIPTTLSCLVANKNATKDKHSKNVLFISTLYVAFFIALFISLIISFNAKYLSFRLLNDSNLYLLVLGICPAVVVITISNILRGYYYGLKDATVPAIGQVIEQVFRILFVYILINHIKKDYLNCYIALLGISIGEVANILFITCCLYKNSNLSNKYTISIKDFYNSSIETLKMSVPITCNRMSNILINSISSIIVPSRLALSGLSYYQSLSIYGVISGMVIPFVSLPFTLGSALVVNLIPSISQEVTLKNYKTIKLKIAYSILLTLFVGGLCSIMFYFFGDKLCLLVFKNKSAGIYLKSMFLLPLFTSLNQTLSGILHALRKEVQASIITISTMLIQLACLYILLPIPSININGYVYSTTLTAMLASLLHTIVLYRAFKFSNIRRLK comes from the coding sequence TTGAGAGTTCCTAATCTCATATTATCTACCAGTATATTATTTGTATCTAACTTCATAGTCAGGATTCTTGGATTTATATATAAAATATTTCTATCTAGAGTGATTGGTGAATCTGGATTAGGTATTTATCATGTATTATTCAACTTTTTAATGGTATCAATTGCTTTAACTACCACGGGTATTCCTACTACATTAAGTTGTCTTGTAGCTAACAAAAATGCTACTAAAGATAAACATAGTAAAAATGTATTATTTATATCAACATTATACGTAGCATTTTTTATCGCTTTATTTATTTCTTTAATTATATCTTTTAATGCTAAGTATTTATCTTTTCGACTTTTAAATGATAGTAATTTGTATTTACTAGTTTTGGGAATATGTCCAGCTGTAGTAGTAATAACCATATCTAATATACTAAGGGGATATTACTATGGTTTAAAAGATGCTACAGTTCCTGCTATAGGTCAAGTTATAGAACAAGTATTTAGAATCTTATTTGTATATATTCTTATTAATCATATAAAGAAGGATTACTTGAATTGCTATATAGCTTTATTAGGAATATCCATAGGCGAAGTTGCTAACATATTATTTATAACTTGTTGTCTATATAAAAATTCAAATCTATCTAATAAATATACAATAAGTATTAAAGATTTCTATAACTCATCTATAGAAACATTAAAAATGTCAGTTCCAATAACTTGTAATCGTATGTCCAACATATTAATAAATTCTATCAGCTCTATTATAGTACCATCAAGATTAGCATTATCTGGACTTAGTTATTATCAATCTTTAAGTATATACGGAGTAATAAGTGGAATGGTTATCCCTTTTGTATCTCTACCATTTACGCTAGGCTCAGCTTTAGTTGTTAATCTAATTCCTAGTATTTCACAAGAAGTTACTTTAAAAAATTATAAAACTATAAAGTTAAAAATAGCTTATTCCATATTGTTAACTTTGTTTGTTGGCGGATTATGTTCCATTATGTTTTATTTCTTCGGAGATAAATTATGTTTATTAGTATTTAAGAATAAATCAGCTGGTATATATTTAAAATCCATGTTTTTATTACCTTTATTTACTTCTTTAAATCAAACTTTATCTGGAATACTTCATGCACTTAGAAAGGAAGTTCAAGCGAGCATAATTACAATATCTACTATGTTAATCCAATTAGCTTGCCTATATATACTGCTTCCTATACCAAGCATAAATATAAATGGATACGTCTATTCTACAACATTAACAGCAATGTTAGCATCTTTATTACATACTATAGTTCTTTATAGAGCTTTTAAATTCTCAAATATTAGGAGGTTAAAATGA
- a CDS encoding metallophosphoesterase, producing MFKEVLISGAIILLSGYRYYIHKLEDIECVSYEVKNSKIPKVFDNFKIVQISDLHNRSFGVDNNILLEKIDTLNPDIVCITGDLIDGANEDFSIALNLIDVLSRKYPVYHIIGNHEQKVMMNKYKELYKEYFKQLYNKNIINLENEIVKIERGSTCINIYGLVIPYMYYPYLFNRNYKNKNLDFNKYDVEKRLGKIDNKEYNILLVHTPFFFEGYSKWGADLVLAGHVHGGIIRIPIKGGLLSPNREFFPKYDLGEYSIDKSTMILSKGLGGSKVLPRVNCKPEIVEITLKCK from the coding sequence ATGTTTAAAGAAGTACTTATAAGTGGAGCTATTATATTACTTAGTGGATATAGATATTATATTCATAAATTAGAAGATATAGAGTGTGTAAGCTATGAAGTAAAAAATAGCAAAATACCAAAAGTATTTGATAATTTTAAAATAGTTCAAATAAGTGATTTACACAATAGAAGTTTTGGAGTAGACAATAATATTTTATTAGAAAAAATAGATACATTAAATCCAGATATAGTATGTATAACTGGAGATTTGATTGATGGTGCAAATGAGGATTTTAGTATCGCACTAAATTTAATAGATGTTTTAAGTAGAAAATATCCAGTATATCATATAATTGGGAATCATGAACAGAAAGTAATGATGAATAAATATAAAGAATTATATAAGGAGTATTTTAAACAACTATATAATAAAAATATTATCAACCTAGAGAATGAAATAGTTAAAATAGAAAGAGGTAGTACATGTATAAACATATATGGCTTAGTGATTCCATATATGTACTATCCATATTTATTTAATAGAAATTACAAAAATAAGAACTTGGATTTTAATAAATATGATGTAGAAAAAAGATTAGGAAAAATAGATAATAAAGAATATAATATATTATTAGTACATACACCATTTTTCTTTGAAGGATATTCAAAGTGGGGAGCTGACTTAGTATTAGCTGGACATGTGCATGGAGGTATAATTAGGATTCCAATCAAAGGAGGTTTACTTTCTCCAAATAGAGAGTTCTTTCCTAAGTATGATTTAGGAGAATATAGCATAGATAAATCTACCATGATATTAAGCAAGGGGTTAGGTGGATCAAAGGTATTACCTAGAGTGAATTGTAAACCAGAAATAGTTGAAATAACTTTAAAATGCAAATAA
- the pdxR gene encoding MocR-like pyridoxine biosynthesis transcription factor PdxR has protein sequence MERYNIKFNDKTKKYLQIYNHIKDMILKKELKDHEKLKPIRKLSKFIGVNNTTVVKAYELLENEGYIYKVIGSGTFVSSKNRNEDIKIKKDGIIHFDNGNPSTDIFPIEDFKKAINIALNKEGSSMFEYDDGLGFEKLRVKMVEYLKSLYIYTNKENIQIISGAQQGIDIVCKGLINYSDVVFIEEPTYNGAIQVFKSRGAKVVSIPMLNDGIDIGILKLKLEKIKPRLMYIMPNFQNPTGISYSTYKKKKMIELAQKYDFYILEDDFISDFKFESKDNRPLRSYDDKNRVIYIKSFSKIFMPGIRMGIVEIPNELLNTILWAKYSSDISTPGLIQKSMYYYLENFSLETYLKGVEEVYTRKYLFAKELINNKLCNKLKMKSLDGGMNFFLELPRGYSSREFTRYMLNKGVAILPGTYFFDNLIDDRFFRINIANPSIQEIEKGISIISDNIDDFLKNYKYKLNDKSDILFY, from the coding sequence ATGGAAAGATATAATATAAAGTTTAATGATAAAACTAAAAAATATCTACAAATATATAATCATATAAAAGATATGATATTAAAAAAAGAACTTAAAGATCATGAAAAACTAAAACCGATAAGAAAGTTATCTAAATTTATTGGAGTAAACAATACCACTGTAGTAAAGGCATATGAACTTTTAGAAAATGAAGGATATATATATAAGGTTATTGGTAGTGGAACATTTGTATCATCAAAGAATAGAAATGAGGATATTAAAATTAAAAAAGATGGAATAATACATTTTGATAATGGAAATCCATCAACTGATATTTTTCCAATAGAGGATTTTAAAAAAGCTATAAACATAGCCTTAAATAAAGAAGGCTCATCGATGTTTGAATATGATGATGGTCTTGGGTTTGAAAAATTAAGAGTTAAGATGGTTGAATATCTAAAGTCTCTCTATATATATACTAATAAAGAAAATATACAAATAATATCAGGAGCACAACAAGGTATTGATATAGTATGCAAAGGACTTATAAATTACTCTGATGTTGTGTTTATAGAAGAACCTACATATAATGGAGCGATACAAGTTTTTAAGAGTAGAGGAGCTAAAGTAGTATCTATTCCTATGCTAAATGATGGGATAGATATCGGAATACTTAAGTTAAAACTTGAGAAAATAAAGCCAAGATTAATGTATATTATGCCTAATTTCCAAAATCCAACAGGGATATCGTACTCTACATATAAAAAGAAAAAAATGATAGAATTAGCACAAAAATATGATTTTTATATATTAGAAGATGATTTTATAAGTGATTTTAAATTTGAATCTAAAGATAATAGACCTCTTAGAAGTTATGATGATAAAAATAGAGTAATATATATAAAAAGTTTTTCTAAAATATTTATGCCAGGAATCAGGATGGGTATAGTTGAAATACCTAATGAACTGTTAAATACTATTTTATGGGCAAAATATTCATCGGATATATCTACCCCAGGCTTAATACAAAAGTCTATGTATTATTATTTAGAAAACTTTAGTTTAGAAACATATTTAAAAGGTGTAGAAGAAGTATATACGAGAAAATACTTATTTGCAAAAGAATTAATAAATAATAAGCTATGTAATAAGTTAAAAATGAAATCTCTAGACGGAGGCATGAATTTTTTTCTGGAATTACCAAGAGGATATTCTTCTCGTGAATTTACTAGGTATATGTTAAATAAAGGTGTGGCCATATTGCCAGGAACTTATTTTTTTGATAATTTGATAGATGATAGGTTTTTTAGAATAAATATAGCCAACCCAAGTATACAAGAAATAGAAAAGGGAATATCTATAATAAGTGATAATATAGATGATTTTCTAAAAAATTATAAATATAAACTAAATGACAAAAGTGATATATTATTTTACTAA
- a CDS encoding selenium metabolism-associated LysR family transcriptional regulator — translation MDVKQLEAFVTVAKYKSFSKAARELFLTQPTVSSHIQNLEKELDAILFNRNNKCITLTKSGEILLENAISILNNCKKAIYDIKEHSGKIEGLIDIASSSIPETYILPNFIKSFHNQYPNVKFSISHYDSQYAISEILNGRISFGFVGYKTSNPKIKSIDLISDELILIAPIDLNIDNDNGYIDINELNKLNFIMRKEGSGTRNLTINILKEHKFNINNLDILAYVESNETIKEMVKIGLGVSFVSYNSAKDYIKSNKIKFYRVKSIDFSRKFYFIYSKKKAFSPLENKFLNSLCEYFDIEKEID, via the coding sequence ATGGACGTTAAACAACTTGAAGCCTTCGTAACTGTCGCTAAGTACAAAAGTTTTTCAAAGGCTGCTCGAGAACTATTTTTAACACAACCTACAGTAAGTTCACATATACAAAATTTAGAAAAAGAATTAGATGCAATTTTATTTAATAGAAATAATAAATGTATAACATTAACTAAGTCCGGAGAAATACTCTTAGAAAATGCAATTTCTATATTAAATAATTGTAAAAAAGCTATATATGATATAAAAGAACATTCTGGTAAAATAGAAGGTTTAATTGATATTGCATCTAGCTCGATACCTGAAACTTATATTCTTCCAAATTTTATTAAATCATTTCATAATCAATATCCAAATGTAAAATTTAGTATAAGTCATTATGATTCTCAATATGCCATATCTGAAATTTTAAATGGAAGAATAAGCTTTGGATTTGTAGGTTATAAAACTTCTAATCCTAAAATAAAATCTATAGACTTAATAAGTGACGAATTAATTCTTATAGCACCTATTGATTTAAATATAGATAATGATAATGGATATATAGATATAAATGAACTAAATAAACTTAATTTTATAATGAGAAAAGAAGGATCAGGAACTAGAAATTTAACTATTAATATACTGAAAGAACATAAATTTAATATTAATAATTTAGATATACTTGCATACGTTGAATCTAATGAAACCATAAAAGAGATGGTTAAAATAGGACTTGGTGTTTCTTTTGTTTCATACAATTCAGCAAAAGACTATATAAAAAGTAATAAAATAAAATTTTATAGAGTAAAAAGTATTGATTTTTCTAGAAAATTTTATTTTATTTATTCTAAGAAAAAAGCATTCAGCCCTCTAGAAAATAAATTCTTAAATAGCTTGTGTGAATATTTTGATATAGAAAAAGAAATAGACTAA
- a CDS encoding DUF896 domain-containing protein has protein sequence MFDQNKLDRINELAKKNKLEGLSTEELAEREVLRKEYLDHFRSHFKSRLENIKVVSPEEYEQEMKNKKN, from the coding sequence ATGTTTGATCAAAATAAATTAGATAGAATAAACGAATTAGCAAAGAAAAATAAATTAGAGGGATTAAGTACTGAAGAACTAGCAGAAAGAGAAGTTTTAAGAAAAGAGTACTTAGATCATTTTAGATCTCATTTTAAATCAAGATTAGAGAATATTAAAGTAGTTTCTCCAGAGGAATATGAACAAGAAATGAAGAATAAAAAGAATTAA
- a CDS encoding histidinol-phosphatase HisJ family protein, with amino-acid sequence MFYDYHMHSNFSNDSKADMEDMIKKSIELGLKEICFTDHVDYDLDSDNDGGIDYNKYFDKIQFLQNKYKNNISIKKGIEIGLQKQIIDKCNNDINKYPFDFVICSQHAINRSELYFGDFFLDKSQHEAYEYYYKELYDIIKVYKNYSVLGHLDLVKRYGNYSKILDDKPFNDIIESILKQAIYDGKGIEINTSCYRYNLPDLTPSRHILNMYKELGGEIITTGSDSHNPAQIAYNFDYIYSYLKSIGFKYVCSFDKMNPQFIKI; translated from the coding sequence ATGTTTTATGACTACCACATGCATTCTAACTTTTCTAATGATAGCAAAGCGGATATGGAAGATATGATAAAAAAATCTATAGAACTTGGTCTTAAAGAAATTTGCTTTACTGATCATGTTGACTACGATCTTGACTCAGATAATGACGGGGGCATAGATTATAATAAATACTTCGATAAAATACAATTTCTTCAAAATAAATATAAAAATAATATTTCTATAAAGAAAGGAATTGAGATAGGATTACAAAAACAAATAATTGATAAATGCAATAATGATATAAATAAATATCCTTTTGATTTTGTAATATGTTCTCAACATGCTATAAATCGTTCAGAGTTATACTTTGGAGATTTCTTTTTAGATAAGAGTCAGCATGAAGCCTATGAATATTATTATAAAGAATTATATGATATTATAAAGGTTTATAAAAATTATTCGGTATTAGGACATTTAGACTTAGTAAAAAGATATGGCAACTATAGCAAAATACTTGATGATAAACCATTTAATGATATAATCGAATCAATATTGAAACAAGCTATATATGATGGTAAAGGAATAGAAATTAATACATCTTGCTATCGATACAATTTACCTGATTTAACACCTTCTAGACATATATTAAATATGTATAAAGAATTAGGTGGTGAAATTATAACTACTGGATCTGATTCTCATAATCCTGCTCAAATAGCATATAATTTTGATTATATTTATTCTTATCTAAAAAGTATTGGATTTAAATATGTATGTTCATTTGATAAAATGAATCCACAATTTATAAAGATATAA
- a CDS encoding aminopeptidase: MKLKYEAKNAWEFERENNRLDDVMDYSKGYMQFLNVGKTERTSAREIVRMAKENGYISIDEAINNGKISPGDKIYAVNKDKAVALFIIGKNKLENGMKIIGGHIDSPRIDLKPHPLYQESNLGFFKTHYYGGIKKYQWSTIPLAIHGLVILNDGQKVDICIGEDETDPVFCITDLLPHLAQNQMQKKLADGITGEQLNLLIGSIPLEGSEKEAIEENILKILNSKYGIIEEDLLSAEIEIVPAGKARDLGLDRSMILAYGHDDRVCSYGAVKALMDTKDPEYCAVALCVDKEEVGSQGNTGMHSRFFENTVAELIELEGEHSELKVRRAMANSKVLSADVSAGYDPNYPEVYDKRNSAYMGHGLVLSKYTGSRGKGGCNDANAEFMAEVRRIFNQDNVVWQTAELGKVDQGGGGTIAYILANYGAEVIDCGIGVLNMHSPYEVVSKVDMYEMYKGYKAFFNINL; the protein is encoded by the coding sequence ATGAAGTTAAAGTACGAAGCAAAAAATGCTTGGGAATTCGAAAGAGAAAATAATAGACTAGATGATGTAATGGACTACTCAAAAGGATATATGCAATTCTTAAATGTTGGAAAAACAGAGAGAACATCAGCTAGAGAAATTGTAAGAATGGCTAAAGAAAATGGATATATATCAATAGATGAAGCTATTAATAATGGGAAGATAAGCCCAGGAGATAAAATCTATGCAGTTAATAAAGATAAAGCAGTTGCTTTATTTATAATAGGTAAAAATAAATTAGAAAATGGTATGAAAATAATAGGAGGACATATAGATTCTCCAAGAATAGATTTAAAACCACATCCATTATATCAAGAATCAAATTTAGGATTTTTTAAGACACATTACTATGGTGGAATAAAAAAATATCAATGGTCTACAATACCACTTGCTATACATGGTTTAGTAATATTAAATGATGGCCAAAAAGTAGACATTTGTATTGGAGAAGATGAAACTGATCCAGTATTTTGTATAACTGATTTATTACCACATTTAGCACAAAATCAAATGCAAAAGAAGCTTGCAGATGGTATAACAGGAGAGCAACTTAATCTACTAATTGGTAGTATACCATTAGAAGGTTCAGAAAAAGAAGCTATAGAGGAAAATATATTAAAAATACTAAATAGTAAATATGGAATTATAGAAGAAGATTTATTAAGCGCTGAGATAGAAATAGTACCAGCTGGAAAGGCCCGTGATTTAGGCCTTGATAGATCTATGATATTAGCTTATGGACATGATGATAGAGTTTGCTCATATGGTGCAGTAAAGGCTTTAATGGATACTAAAGATCCTGAATATTGTGCAGTTGCTTTATGTGTAGATAAAGAAGAAGTTGGATCTCAAGGAAATACAGGAATGCATTCAAGATTTTTTGAAAATACAGTAGCTGAACTTATAGAACTAGAAGGAGAGCATTCAGAGTTAAAGGTAAGAAGAGCTATGGCAAATTCGAAAGTATTATCTGCCGATGTTTCAGCTGGATATGATCCAAATTATCCTGAAGTATATGACAAAAGAAATTCTGCGTATATGGGACATGGATTAGTTTTAAGTAAGTATACAGGTTCTAGAGGTAAAGGTGGTTGTAATGATGCTAATGCTGAATTTATGGCTGAAGTAAGAAGAATATTTAATCAAGATAATGTAGTATGGCAAACTGCTGAACTTGGAAAGGTTGACCAAGGTGGTGGTGGAACAATAGCATATATACTAGCAAACTACGGTGCAGAAGTTATAGACTGTGGGATAGGAGTATTAAATATGCATTCACCTTATGAAGTAGTTTCAAAGGTAGATATGTATGAAATGTATAAAGGATATAAAGCATTTTTCAATATAAATCTATAA